From a single Bacillus gobiensis genomic region:
- a CDS encoding sulfite exporter TauE/SafE family protein, translating into MLIILTMFALGILLGFVGAGGAGFIIALLTVVFHIPIHTALGTSLAGMAFTSFSGAFSHYREGNINIKTGLIVGVFAAVGAFIGAKIALVIPEHILHYFTSAMLFLSAILMFVKLFFKDSKEEKRLSEPDMWIRSIFLGIISGILSGTFGIGSAPFIQIGLLILLQLSIRQSVGTTMLVILPIAIGGGFGYITEGAVDFILLLQILIGTMCGSYIGAKFTNLAPKPMLKTALFLTPAIAGVILLL; encoded by the coding sequence ATGCTAATTATTCTAACGATGTTCGCTTTAGGAATCTTGCTTGGATTTGTAGGCGCAGGCGGGGCAGGATTTATTATTGCGCTTTTAACGGTCGTATTTCATATCCCGATACATACAGCCCTTGGAACTTCACTCGCAGGAATGGCATTTACAAGCTTTTCGGGAGCTTTCAGCCACTACAGAGAAGGAAACATAAACATAAAAACGGGGCTGATTGTTGGTGTGTTCGCAGCGGTTGGAGCTTTCATCGGAGCTAAAATCGCTTTAGTGATACCTGAGCATATTTTACACTATTTTACTTCCGCTATGTTATTTTTATCAGCCATCCTCATGTTTGTTAAATTGTTTTTTAAAGACAGTAAGGAAGAAAAGAGGTTAAGCGAGCCGGATATGTGGATTAGAAGTATTTTCTTAGGAATCATTTCAGGAATCCTATCTGGAACGTTTGGTATAGGTTCTGCTCCCTTTATCCAAATCGGGTTGCTAATTCTGCTGCAACTGTCTATTCGCCAATCTGTCGGAACGACCATGCTTGTCATCCTACCTATTGCAATTGGAGGAGGATTTGGCTATATCACGGAGGGTGCTGTGGACTTTATACTGCTTCTGCAAATATTAATTGGTACCATGTGCGGATCTTACATTGGAGCGAAATTCACAAATTTAGCGCCGAAGCCAATGCTGAAAACGGCCTTATTTCTCACACCTGCAATTGCTGGAGTTATCCTTTTGCTATAG
- a CDS encoding PTS ascorbate transporter subunit IIC has translation MIDLIMNDILGTPEILVGLFALVGLLAQRKSAADVVSGTLKTVLGFVILGAGATVIIGSLDKFSSMFNHAFHVDGIIPNNEAIVAVAQESFGAETAMIMLFGMIVNIILARITPFKYIFLTGHHIMFMACLIAVILTTGGITGIPLIILGAIILGSLMVLFPALLQPYTREITKSDDIAIGHFGSIGYFVAGFLGKRVGGNSKSTEEIKVPKSLGFLRDTTVAVSLTMVILFFVVSLFAGGQFIESELSDGQNYLIFSLMQGLTFAAGVYIILAGVRMLLGEIVPAFKGIADKMVPNAKPALDAPAVFPFANNASILGFMFSFISGLICMLLLPVFGLAVIVPGLVPHFFTGAAAGVFGNATGGRRGAIIGAMANGILISFLPALLLPVLGGLGFQSTTFGDADFGLVGIILGQMINTIQSNLIFIIVVLAILALLFALGWKTRKSTKEQTESA, from the coding sequence ATGATTGACCTCATTATGAACGATATTCTCGGCACACCGGAAATATTAGTCGGGCTGTTTGCATTAGTTGGGCTGTTAGCTCAGCGAAAATCGGCAGCCGACGTAGTCTCCGGCACACTCAAAACCGTTCTTGGCTTTGTCATCTTAGGTGCCGGCGCAACCGTCATTATTGGCTCGCTTGATAAGTTCAGCAGCATGTTCAACCATGCTTTTCATGTAGACGGCATCATTCCTAACAATGAAGCAATCGTCGCTGTCGCGCAAGAAAGCTTCGGCGCGGAAACGGCAATGATTATGCTGTTTGGGATGATTGTGAATATCATTTTAGCCCGAATCACGCCGTTTAAATACATTTTTCTAACCGGTCACCATATTATGTTTATGGCTTGCTTAATTGCAGTTATCCTCACAACTGGCGGCATTACAGGGATTCCGTTGATTATCCTCGGAGCAATTATTTTAGGTTCATTAATGGTTTTGTTTCCTGCTTTATTACAGCCTTATACGAGAGAAATTACAAAATCGGATGATATCGCAATCGGCCATTTTGGTTCAATCGGTTATTTCGTTGCCGGATTCCTGGGCAAACGAGTTGGCGGCAACTCAAAATCAACCGAAGAAATTAAAGTTCCAAAATCACTCGGCTTTCTTCGTGACACAACGGTTGCAGTTTCGTTAACGATGGTTATCTTATTCTTCGTCGTCAGCTTATTTGCCGGAGGACAGTTTATCGAGTCAGAGCTTAGCGACGGGCAAAACTACTTGATTTTCTCATTAATGCAAGGGCTTACTTTCGCTGCTGGCGTGTACATCATTTTAGCCGGTGTGCGGATGCTGCTCGGAGAAATCGTCCCTGCGTTTAAAGGGATTGCAGATAAAATGGTGCCAAATGCCAAGCCGGCCCTGGATGCTCCCGCTGTCTTTCCGTTCGCCAACAATGCGAGCATTTTAGGATTTATGTTCAGCTTTATTTCCGGACTCATTTGTATGCTGTTATTGCCGGTCTTTGGTTTAGCTGTCATTGTACCCGGTCTCGTTCCCCATTTCTTTACGGGAGCAGCAGCCGGAGTCTTCGGAAACGCAACTGGAGGAAGACGTGGTGCGATTATTGGTGCCATGGCTAACGGGATTCTGATCAGCTTTTTGCCGGCGTTATTGCTTCCCGTACTCGGTGGACTCGGTTTCCAAAGCACGACGTTTGGCGACGCAGACTTCGGTTTGGTCGGGATCATACTTGGCCAGATGATAAACACTATTCAATCGAATCTGATTTTCATCATTGTTGTGTTAGCAATCCTTGCCTTGCTGTTTGCCCTTGGTTGGAAAACTAGAAAAAGTACAAAAGAACAGACTGAGTCAGCTTAA
- a CDS encoding carboxymuconolactone decarboxylase family protein — MSNSLYQQENLTKLNQLKHLAPEQLHAYSEFNSTVLQEGALSRKEKVIIAVAIAHAKEDTYSIYIHTRTAKAEEVSLEELVEAVFVASALEAGGAVAHSSHMQNASDPNAPDAFYDKSNVKKLNNLKEWAPDGYKAYSDFSAAAMKEGKLSAKLKEIIAVGAAHVTECPYCIDAHTKKAEKTGATKEELSEAILVTSAVLAGGPYAHMVNLIQSYEEEK, encoded by the coding sequence ATGTCAAACAGCTTATATCAACAAGAAAATCTAACAAAGCTTAATCAATTGAAGCATCTAGCTCCTGAGCAATTGCATGCTTATTCGGAATTTAACAGCACGGTCTTACAAGAGGGCGCTTTATCGAGAAAAGAAAAAGTAATCATTGCGGTTGCAATCGCTCATGCGAAGGAAGACACGTATTCCATTTATATTCATACGAGGACGGCGAAAGCGGAGGAAGTTTCTCTTGAAGAATTGGTGGAAGCGGTATTTGTTGCATCTGCACTGGAAGCAGGCGGTGCAGTCGCGCATAGCTCTCACATGCAAAATGCTTCGGATCCAAATGCCCCTGATGCTTTCTATGACAAATCCAATGTGAAAAAGCTTAACAATTTAAAAGAATGGGCACCTGATGGGTATAAAGCCTATTCCGATTTCAGTGCAGCAGCCATGAAAGAGGGCAAATTAAGCGCAAAACTGAAAGAAATCATTGCCGTCGGTGCCGCCCATGTTACTGAATGTCCGTATTGCATTGATGCTCATACGAAAAAAGCAGAAAAAACTGGAGCGACAAAAGAGGAGCTTTCCGAAGCGATCCTGGTAACATCGGCTGTACTTGCCGGAGGTCCCTACGCCCATATGGTGAATTTGATTCAAAGCTACGAAGAAGAGAAATAA
- a CDS encoding YunG family protein, with translation MDRKIRNILFKAWSFESSSQWSKGNPAKGQCGVTALVINDLFGGDIFKTKTEGGWHFYNLINGERCDYTESQFTKPIQYLDVVSSRQEAFADTNENQYMYLKQKVNLLRSSYK, from the coding sequence GTGGATAGAAAAATAAGAAACATATTATTTAAAGCGTGGTCTTTTGAATCGAGTTCACAATGGAGCAAAGGTAACCCGGCAAAGGGGCAATGCGGGGTTACAGCATTAGTTATTAATGATTTATTCGGGGGAGACATTTTTAAGACGAAAACTGAGGGAGGCTGGCATTTTTACAATCTGATAAATGGTGAACGCTGCGATTACACAGAATCACAATTTACAAAACCCATTCAGTATTTAGATGTTGTTTCCAGCCGACAAGAGGCATTTGCCGATACAAATGAAAATCAATACATGTATTTAAAACAAAAAGTGAATCTGCTGCGATCAAGTTATAAATAA
- a CDS encoding SDR family NAD(P)-dependent oxidoreductase: protein MDLQLKNKLVIVTGSTAGIGKAAAKAFLEEGATVIINGRSSEKVSAVVEELSSFGTVHGIAADLANQDESKSFVEKASDIGEVDVLVNNLGFFEVKDFTEVSDEEWLRYFEVNVMSAVRLCRHFLPLMLKRDSGRILNLASEAGVKPLPQMIPYSMTKTALISLSRGLAEMTKGTNVTVNSVLPGPTWTEGVENYMKGAAQAANEELDTFVKDYFKVNEPTSLLQRYATAKEVASTIVYLASGKASAINGSAQRVEGGIIRSL from the coding sequence TTGGATTTACAACTAAAAAATAAACTCGTCATCGTAACAGGCTCAACTGCTGGGATTGGAAAGGCTGCAGCCAAGGCTTTTCTTGAGGAAGGAGCAACGGTGATTATTAATGGACGCTCTTCAGAAAAAGTTTCTGCAGTAGTAGAGGAGCTTTCTTCCTTCGGTACTGTACACGGAATCGCAGCAGACTTGGCTAATCAAGACGAGAGCAAATCCTTTGTCGAAAAAGCATCTGACATTGGTGAAGTTGATGTACTTGTAAACAATCTGGGCTTTTTTGAGGTGAAGGATTTTACTGAAGTGTCGGATGAGGAATGGCTCCGTTACTTCGAAGTAAACGTCATGAGCGCGGTACGCCTTTGCCGTCATTTTCTGCCGCTTATGCTTAAAAGGGATTCCGGACGTATTTTAAACTTGGCAAGTGAAGCGGGAGTGAAGCCTCTGCCGCAAATGATTCCTTATTCGATGACAAAAACTGCGTTAATCAGCTTATCAAGAGGACTGGCGGAAATGACGAAAGGCACCAATGTCACCGTTAATTCCGTATTGCCCGGCCCTACTTGGACAGAAGGCGTCGAAAACTATATGAAGGGTGCTGCACAAGCTGCCAATGAAGAGTTAGACACCTTTGTCAAAGATTATTTTAAAGTGAATGAGCCAACATCGCTCCTGCAGCGTTATGCCACGGCTAAGGAGGTTGCCAGCACCATTGTGTATCTGGCTTCTGGAAAAGCCTCAGCAATAAACGGATCCGCCCAAAGGGTTGAAGGCGGGATTATCAGATCCTTGTAG
- a CDS encoding LacI family DNA-binding transcriptional regulator, with amino-acid sequence MPTISDVAKLSGLSKATVSRVINNHSYVSKEKKDLVLKTMKEIGYTPNPSARKLRGQVTTTIGVIVPRIVNPFFAYLVDSIEQAAYSKGYQVLICQSHEDRDKEIAFLNLLKNRQVDGIIMTSIENEWQAIESYIEYGPIVLCNEYIENSKVPMIHLNQYKGAYIGIKHLIEKGHKRIAYCTGGLFAEQGKDKDRNQGFQTALKESGIEVEPELIFVNKHTVEDGKQVMKNILKMDDRPTAVFTGSDEIAGGIMMEAIECGLRIPDDIAVMGFDDQPLAELLNPKLTTIKQPVEQMGKKSIEIIIDLLKNPEFKVQTYELPIQLVVRKST; translated from the coding sequence ATGCCTACAATATCCGACGTTGCAAAATTATCTGGATTGTCGAAAGCAACGGTATCACGTGTAATAAATAACCATTCCTATGTTTCAAAAGAAAAAAAAGATCTGGTACTGAAGACAATGAAAGAGATTGGCTATACTCCAAACCCTTCCGCAAGAAAATTAAGAGGCCAAGTTACAACTACAATTGGCGTCATAGTTCCTCGGATCGTTAATCCTTTTTTCGCTTACCTGGTAGATTCGATTGAACAAGCCGCATACAGTAAAGGTTATCAAGTTCTTATTTGTCAAAGTCATGAAGACAGGGACAAAGAAATAGCTTTTTTAAACTTACTCAAAAACAGACAAGTTGATGGGATCATCATGACATCGATTGAAAACGAATGGCAAGCAATAGAGTCTTATATAGAATACGGACCTATCGTGCTTTGTAACGAATATATCGAAAATTCTAAAGTTCCAATGATTCATTTAAACCAATACAAAGGAGCATACATTGGAATTAAACATTTGATCGAAAAAGGCCATAAAAGGATCGCTTATTGTACCGGCGGTCTTTTTGCAGAGCAAGGAAAAGATAAAGACCGGAATCAAGGCTTTCAAACAGCTTTGAAAGAATCAGGGATTGAAGTGGAGCCAGAGCTGATATTTGTAAATAAACATACGGTTGAAGACGGAAAACAGGTCATGAAAAATATTCTAAAAATGGACGATCGCCCGACAGCAGTATTTACAGGAAGTGATGAAATTGCCGGCGGAATCATGATGGAAGCAATTGAATGCGGTTTAAGAATCCCAGACGACATCGCGGTTATGGGATTTGATGATCAACCTCTCGCAGAGTTATTAAACCCTAAATTAACCACAATTAAACAACCGGTAGAACAAATGGGAAAAAAATCGATCGAAATAATAATCGACCTCTTAAAGAATCCAGAATTTAAGGTGCAAACCTATGAATTACCGATCCAACTCGTAGTTCGTAAATCAACTTGA
- a CDS encoding glycoside hydrolase family 13 protein — protein MQSKKWWQNSVIYQIYPKSFKDTNHDGIGDINGVIEKLDYLKELGIDVIWLNPVFCSPMDDNGYDISDYMDIAPEYGTMNDMDRLIAEAKKREISIIMDLVLNHTSDEHPWFIESRKSKDNKKRDWYIWRDPKTDGSAPNNWRSKFGGSAWEYDERSGQYYLHVFSKKQPDLNWDNPEVREALYEMIHFWLKKGIAGFRLDAITFIKKSDMMDDFPSDSSDGLSPVDIGTLNQPGLLEHLHELKKKAFNQDIFTVAEAPGVLARDLPDYVGDNGVFDMLFEFGHVDIDLDKDGKWYKPLDRPLSGLKKVISESQEVINQIGWSPLYIENHDLPRSINHFLGQHVDGPIPAKLLATFYMLLKGTPFIYQGQELGMTNVNFPSIEYYNDIASIGQYKQAVEEGYSEEEALKTIWRRSRDNGRTPMHWDNGNNAGFSEHEPWLSINPNYQTINVQNNLTDSNSVFHYYRQLIQLRKNNEVLLHGSYDNLMPDDKDLWTYTRSLGNEKIIVILNFSDKTVPLHLPSPININETPLLIGNYSAENNEPMETNLLRPFEARVFQLKSEN, from the coding sequence ATGCAAAGTAAAAAATGGTGGCAAAATAGCGTGATTTATCAAATTTATCCGAAAAGCTTTAAAGACACAAATCATGATGGAATTGGAGATATTAACGGTGTTATTGAAAAATTGGATTATCTAAAAGAATTGGGGATCGATGTTATTTGGTTAAACCCTGTATTCTGTTCTCCGATGGATGACAATGGGTATGATATTTCCGATTACATGGACATAGCGCCTGAGTACGGAACAATGAATGATATGGACCGTTTAATTGCGGAAGCTAAAAAGCGAGAGATATCTATTATCATGGATTTGGTCCTTAACCATACATCCGATGAACATCCTTGGTTTATCGAGTCGAGAAAAAGCAAAGACAATAAAAAACGCGATTGGTATATATGGCGAGATCCTAAAACCGATGGGTCTGCTCCAAATAACTGGCGTTCTAAATTTGGCGGCTCCGCATGGGAATATGACGAAAGATCGGGTCAGTACTATCTGCATGTATTCTCTAAAAAACAGCCGGATTTGAATTGGGATAATCCCGAGGTTCGAGAAGCATTATATGAAATGATTCATTTTTGGCTAAAAAAGGGTATTGCAGGCTTTAGGCTGGATGCGATTACTTTTATTAAGAAAAGTGATATGATGGATGATTTCCCTTCAGATTCTTCTGATGGCCTATCACCTGTTGATATCGGAACATTAAATCAACCAGGATTACTCGAACATTTACATGAATTAAAGAAAAAAGCTTTTAATCAAGATATATTTACTGTTGCTGAAGCGCCCGGTGTTTTAGCAAGGGATTTACCTGACTATGTCGGCGATAATGGCGTTTTCGACATGCTCTTTGAATTTGGACATGTGGACATCGATTTAGATAAAGACGGAAAATGGTACAAACCGCTTGACCGTCCTCTCTCCGGGCTAAAGAAAGTAATCTCTGAAAGCCAAGAAGTTATTAATCAAATTGGATGGAGTCCGCTTTATATTGAAAATCACGACTTGCCGCGCTCTATTAATCATTTTCTAGGACAACATGTCGATGGACCTATTCCAGCAAAATTATTGGCCACGTTTTATATGCTTTTAAAAGGAACTCCTTTTATTTATCAAGGACAAGAGCTGGGAATGACGAATGTAAATTTCCCTTCAATCGAATATTACAATGATATTGCATCGATCGGCCAATACAAACAGGCTGTGGAAGAAGGGTATTCGGAGGAAGAAGCACTAAAAACAATTTGGCGCCGCAGCCGTGACAACGGACGTACTCCAATGCATTGGGATAATGGCAATAACGCCGGGTTCTCGGAACATGAACCGTGGCTGAGTATCAATCCCAATTATCAAACAATTAACGTTCAAAACAATCTAACCGACAGTAATTCTGTGTTTCATTATTATCGGCAGCTTATTCAACTTAGAAAGAACAATGAAGTTTTGTTACACGGTTCATATGATAACCTGATGCCTGATGATAAAGACCTTTGGACTTATACACGTTCATTAGGGAATGAAAAAATCATTGTTATTCTTAACTTTTCCGATAAAACTGTACCGCTACACCTTCCATCTCCTATCAATATCAATGAAACGCCACTGCTTATTGGTAATTATTCAGCTGAAAATAATGAACCGATGGAAACCAACCTATTAAGACCTTTTGAAGCAAGGGTATTTCAATTAAAATCGGAAAATTAG
- the trhO gene encoding oxygen-dependent tRNA uridine(34) hydroxylase TrhO produces the protein MEYRVLLYYKYVPIEDPEQFAIDHLEFCKELGLLGRILVSEEGINGTVSGTVEQTEKYMQALREDPRFADTVFKVDEASGHAFKKMHVRHKKELVNLSLEDDVNPLEITGKHLSPKEFYENMQQEDTVVIDARNDYEYDLGHFRGAIRPDIKTFRELPDWIRDNNEVLEGKKILTYCTGGVRCEKFSGWLLKEGHQDVSQLDGGIVTYGKDPEVQGKLWDGQCYVFDERISVPVNRVEHVIVGKDYFTSEPCERYVNCANPECNKQIICSEENEYKYMRSCSHECRVDPRNLYVKEHEMTEEEISARLAEIDRENKVTSR, from the coding sequence ATGGAATATAGAGTTTTACTTTATTATAAATATGTCCCAATCGAGGATCCTGAGCAATTTGCCATCGATCATCTGGAATTTTGCAAAGAACTCGGTTTATTAGGACGAATTCTCGTTTCAGAAGAAGGTATTAACGGTACTGTCTCAGGAACGGTTGAGCAGACTGAAAAATATATGCAGGCTTTAAGGGAGGATCCGCGCTTTGCTGATACCGTGTTTAAAGTGGATGAAGCAAGCGGCCATGCCTTCAAGAAAATGCACGTTCGCCATAAAAAGGAACTTGTCAACCTTAGCTTAGAGGATGATGTGAATCCACTCGAAATTACGGGAAAGCATCTAAGCCCGAAGGAATTTTATGAAAATATGCAGCAAGAAGATACAGTTGTGATTGACGCGCGTAATGATTATGAATACGATCTTGGGCACTTTAGAGGAGCGATTAGACCTGATATTAAGACCTTCCGTGAGTTGCCTGATTGGATTCGCGATAACAATGAAGTTCTTGAAGGAAAAAAGATTCTTACCTATTGTACAGGCGGGGTACGTTGTGAAAAATTCTCAGGATGGCTGTTAAAAGAAGGCCATCAGGATGTTTCTCAGCTGGATGGCGGTATTGTCACTTACGGCAAGGATCCCGAAGTGCAAGGTAAACTCTGGGATGGGCAGTGCTACGTATTTGACGAACGAATTAGTGTTCCAGTCAACCGCGTAGAGCATGTCATCGTCGGTAAGGATTATTTCACCAGTGAACCGTGCGAACGATATGTAAACTGTGCCAATCCTGAGTGCAACAAGCAAATCATCTGCTCAGAGGAGAACGAGTACAAATATATGCGCAGCTGCAGCCACGAATGCCGTGTGGATCCGCGCAACTTATATGTGAAAGAGCATGAAATGACAGAAGAAGAGATAAGCGCAAGACTTGCGGAAATCGACAGAGAAAATAAAGTAACGTCCAGGTAA
- a CDS encoding ornithine--oxo-acid transaminase, with amino-acid sequence MDSIRNETDKIIQQTEEYGANNYHPLPIVISEAEGVWVKDPENNQYMDMLSAYSAVNQGHRHPKIIQALKDQADRVTLTSRAFHNDQLGPWYEKICKLTNKTMALPMNTGAEAVETAVKTARRWAYDVKGVAENKAEIIACAGNFHGRTMTAVSLSSENEYKRGFGPMLPGIRIIDYGDIEVLQAAITPNTAAFLVEPVQGEAGIVLPPEGFLQKAAEICKDNNVLFIADEIQVGLARTGKMFAYEWENIDPDILILGKALGGGVFPISCVVANKEVLGVFNAGSHGSTFGGNPLACAVSIASLEVIEEEDLVKRSLELGGYFKQKLAEITHSHIKEIRGRGLFIGMELHEPARPYCEKLKEEGLLCKETHDTVIRFAPPLVISKEELDWAIAKIKKVFA; translated from the coding sequence ATGGATTCGATTAGAAACGAAACGGATAAAATCATCCAACAAACCGAGGAATACGGAGCGAATAACTATCATCCTCTGCCGATCGTTATTTCTGAAGCAGAAGGGGTATGGGTGAAGGATCCTGAGAACAATCAGTATATGGATATGTTAAGTGCTTATTCTGCAGTCAACCAGGGGCATCGCCATCCTAAAATCATTCAAGCTTTAAAAGACCAGGCAGATCGCGTGACATTGACTTCACGGGCATTTCACAACGATCAGCTTGGTCCATGGTACGAAAAGATTTGCAAGTTAACGAATAAAACGATGGCTCTTCCTATGAATACAGGTGCTGAAGCAGTTGAGACAGCTGTGAAAACAGCCCGCCGCTGGGCATATGATGTCAAAGGGGTTGCCGAAAACAAGGCGGAAATCATCGCTTGCGCCGGAAATTTTCATGGCCGAACCATGACTGCCGTTTCTCTCTCCTCGGAGAATGAATATAAAAGAGGCTTTGGGCCGATGCTGCCGGGCATAAGAATCATCGATTACGGAGACATCGAAGTATTACAAGCAGCAATCACGCCAAATACTGCTGCTTTTCTTGTTGAACCGGTTCAAGGAGAAGCTGGAATTGTCCTTCCGCCTGAAGGATTTCTTCAAAAAGCAGCTGAAATTTGCAAAGATAATAACGTTTTATTTATAGCAGACGAAATTCAAGTCGGCTTGGCAAGAACGGGGAAAATGTTCGCCTATGAATGGGAAAACATTGATCCTGATATTTTGATCTTGGGAAAAGCTCTTGGCGGCGGTGTTTTCCCGATTTCTTGCGTAGTCGCTAACAAAGAGGTTTTAGGAGTTTTTAATGCCGGATCACACGGATCAACATTTGGAGGAAATCCCCTCGCTTGTGCTGTTTCGATCGCCTCACTTGAAGTGATCGAAGAGGAGGATCTCGTCAAACGGTCACTTGAGCTTGGCGGGTACTTTAAACAAAAATTAGCGGAAATCACTCATTCTCATATTAAAGAAATTAGAGGAAGAGGATTATTTATCGGCATGGAGCTTCATGAACCTGCCCGTCCGTATTGCGAAAAATTAAAGGAAGAAGGGCTGCTGTGCAAGGAGACGCACGATACAGTCATCCGTTTTGCCCCGCCTCTTGTCATCTCTAAGGAAGAGTTGGATTGGGCGATTGCAAAAATTAAAAAGGTATTTGCTTAA
- a CDS encoding MFS transporter — MNKRIIYWKLSMYFFFFFFSYALCYSFFAIWLGQSIKLSGVQTGIIFSANAVFTMAFQPLYGYVSDRIGLKKTLLYTISLLVVLAGPFFIYVYGPLLKWNFWFGVLVGGFYLGLTFLAGCAAIESYIEKVSRKYKFEFGRARMWGSVGSAAAAFIAGRIFNFDPNINFWMASFSAILLIFILFFTKVEMNEIEIEKAESVTLKDMGNLFKLKDFWVFMIFMLGSACVYTVFDQQFPLYYASLFPTSDLGNQVFGYLNSLQIFLEAGTMFLAPFLVNKIGAKNSLILAGCIMTFRMIGSGLVFDPYSISFIKLIHAFELATMLVAIFKYLAEHFDTRLSSVLYLIGFQFSTQIGTAVLSPIVGSLYDQIGFRQTYLYMGAIVFAFTLFGAFTLLSSHKNIVPSRSISKGSA, encoded by the coding sequence ATGAATAAAAGAATCATTTATTGGAAGCTTAGTATGTATTTCTTTTTCTTTTTCTTTTCTTACGCATTGTGTTATTCATTTTTTGCCATTTGGCTTGGCCAAAGCATCAAACTAAGCGGTGTTCAAACTGGCATAATCTTTTCTGCAAACGCTGTCTTTACCATGGCTTTCCAACCTTTATACGGTTACGTATCAGATCGCATTGGATTGAAAAAAACGTTGCTTTACACTATAAGTTTATTGGTTGTTTTGGCAGGCCCTTTCTTTATTTATGTATACGGCCCCCTTTTAAAATGGAATTTTTGGTTTGGTGTACTAGTCGGAGGTTTTTACCTTGGGCTCACTTTTCTTGCTGGTTGTGCAGCTATCGAATCTTACATTGAAAAAGTAAGCCGGAAATACAAATTCGAATTTGGACGCGCTCGGATGTGGGGCTCAGTGGGATCTGCTGCTGCTGCTTTCATTGCCGGGAGAATCTTTAATTTCGATCCAAATATTAACTTTTGGATGGCTTCCTTCTCTGCCATACTATTAATCTTTATTCTCTTTTTTACAAAAGTAGAAATGAATGAAATTGAAATTGAAAAAGCGGAATCTGTTACGCTCAAGGATATGGGAAACCTTTTCAAGCTGAAAGACTTTTGGGTATTTATGATTTTTATGCTAGGATCAGCGTGTGTATATACGGTTTTTGACCAGCAATTTCCTTTATATTATGCTTCACTTTTCCCGACATCAGATTTGGGAAATCAAGTTTTTGGATATTTAAATTCTCTTCAGATTTTTCTAGAAGCAGGGACGATGTTTCTGGCACCATTTTTGGTTAATAAAATTGGAGCTAAAAACAGCCTGATACTTGCAGGGTGTATTATGACATTCAGAATGATCGGATCAGGCTTGGTTTTTGACCCTTATAGCATTTCATTTATTAAATTAATTCATGCCTTTGAGCTTGCAACTATGTTAGTAGCCATTTTTAAATATCTTGCGGAACATTTCGATACTCGGTTGTCTTCAGTACTTTATTTAATAGGCTTTCAGTTTTCTACACAGATTGGAACTGCGGTTCTATCGCCTATTGTCGGATCGCTTTATGATCAGATTGGTTTTAGACAAACATACCTGTATATGGGAGCAATCGTTTTTGCTTTTACTTTGTTTGGAGCATTTACGTTATTAAGCAGTCATAAAAACATCGTTCCGTCTCGTTCGATTAGCAAGGGAAGCGCTTAA
- a CDS encoding PTS sugar transporter subunit IIB, with the protein MKKILVVCGNGLGSSMIVEMNVKAILKEMNVEADVSHTDLTTAKTEPADLYIGSEDILGNIADGSRNVALLKNLLDKNELRHALENNL; encoded by the coding sequence ATGAAAAAAATATTAGTTGTATGTGGAAATGGATTAGGAAGCTCAATGATCGTAGAGATGAACGTCAAGGCGATATTAAAAGAAATGAATGTTGAAGCTGACGTCTCCCATACCGATCTAACTACTGCAAAAACGGAACCGGCTGATCTGTACATCGGATCTGAGGATATTCTCGGCAATATCGCAGATGGCTCTCGTAATGTTGCTTTATTAAAAAACTTATTGGATAAAAATGAGCTCCGGCATGCCTTGGAAAACAATCTTTAA